One window from the genome of Pedobacter schmidteae encodes:
- a CDS encoding OmpP1/FadL family transporter gives MKKILLSFLLAVPVLGFSQSFQVNLQGHKQTAMGGAGAGLALDEAAVFFNPGAVSFLKQNGVQAGVNGIWLKTAFKETGSTITEYNKSKIPTPLAAYAVFGSPENRLRFGIGVYTPFGGAMHWKEDWTGKYTVTSLDLQAIYIQPTLSLKITDNIGIGGGLVYALGKVDLRKALPYTSNGQQTSAQLKGDAKDFGWNAGIFIKTISGVSVGITHRSQVTAKVENGDANFFNAPASVQPLLPGKFNATLPLPATSTIGFGFYPSDKTTIALDVNWVWWHTYKELGFYYNNNTQTVSPRNYHDAATFRVGIQNETTSFLTLRAGAGYALSPVGKGYVTPEVPDANRLLLSAGIGLKPSQRLGIDFSFLYENLESRTENNIETNLSGTFKTVAYIPGVALSYKF, from the coding sequence ATGAAAAAGATTTTACTGAGTTTTTTGCTTGCTGTTCCTGTGCTGGGCTTCTCCCAGTCGTTCCAGGTAAACCTGCAGGGGCACAAGCAAACCGCAATGGGCGGTGCGGGTGCCGGACTGGCATTAGATGAGGCCGCTGTATTTTTTAATCCGGGCGCAGTTTCTTTCCTTAAACAGAATGGCGTACAGGCCGGGGTTAATGGCATCTGGCTTAAAACCGCTTTTAAAGAAACCGGATCAACCATTACCGAATATAACAAAAGCAAGATTCCGACCCCTTTGGCAGCTTATGCCGTTTTTGGATCTCCTGAAAACCGTTTGAGGTTTGGTATTGGCGTATATACCCCTTTTGGGGGTGCGATGCACTGGAAAGAAGACTGGACGGGAAAGTATACCGTTACTTCGCTCGATTTGCAGGCCATTTATATTCAGCCTACATTGAGCTTAAAAATTACCGATAACATTGGTATTGGCGGCGGTTTGGTGTATGCTTTGGGTAAAGTAGATCTTAGAAAAGCGCTTCCGTATACCAGCAATGGCCAGCAAACCAGCGCACAGCTGAAGGGCGATGCAAAAGATTTCGGATGGAATGCCGGTATTTTTATCAAAACAATTTCGGGCGTAAGCGTTGGTATTACGCACCGTTCGCAGGTTACTGCTAAAGTTGAAAACGGAGATGCCAATTTCTTTAATGCCCCTGCTTCTGTGCAGCCCTTGTTGCCAGGCAAATTTAATGCAACCTTGCCATTACCGGCCACCAGTACCATCGGTTTTGGTTTTTATCCATCCGACAAGACAACCATTGCATTGGATGTGAATTGGGTTTGGTGGCATACTTATAAGGAGTTGGGCTTTTATTATAACAACAATACCCAAACTGTATCGCCGCGCAACTACCATGATGCGGCTACTTTTAGAGTAGGGATACAAAATGAAACCACTTCTTTTTTAACTTTAAGGGCAGGTGCGGGTTATGCCTTGTCGCCGGTAGGCAAAGGTTATGTTACACCAGAAGTGCCCGATGCAAACCGGTTATTGCTCAGTGCGGGTATCGGTTTAAAACCTTCGCAACGTTTGGGTATTGATTTTTCTTTCTTGTATGAAAACCTGGAATCGAGAACGGAAAACAATATTGAGACAAATCTGAGTGGCACTTTTAAAACTGTGGCCTACATCCCGGGAGTGGCTTTGTCTTATAAATTCTAA
- a CDS encoding NAD(P)H-dependent oxidoreductase has translation MSLIEALNWRYATKKMNGEKVAQDKVDQIIAAARLAPTSSGLQPFKIIVVTNPELKEKVKAVAYGQSQITDASHVLIFAAWDNYTEERIRSVFAYTNNQRGVPDSATADYVNNLIGIYTNRTAEENFHHAAKQAYISFGVALAEAAILKVDATPMEGFEPEKLDELLGLKAHGLRSTTIMPLGYRDEAGDWLVNLKKVRRPLEDFIIEFK, from the coding sequence ATGAGCTTAATAGAAGCATTAAACTGGCGTTACGCCACAAAAAAAATGAATGGTGAGAAAGTTGCTCAGGACAAGGTAGACCAAATTATTGCGGCTGCCCGTCTCGCTCCTACTTCATCTGGGTTACAACCTTTTAAAATTATTGTAGTAACCAATCCGGAATTAAAAGAAAAAGTGAAAGCTGTAGCTTATGGACAATCGCAAATTACAGATGCTTCACATGTATTGATCTTTGCAGCCTGGGACAATTATACAGAAGAACGCATCAGATCGGTATTTGCTTATACCAATAACCAACGTGGAGTGCCAGATTCGGCAACTGCCGACTACGTGAACAATCTGATTGGCATTTATACCAACAGAACAGCAGAAGAAAACTTTCATCATGCAGCCAAACAAGCTTATATCAGTTTTGGCGTAGCCCTTGCCGAGGCGGCAATTTTGAAAGTTGACGCTACACCTATGGAAGGTTTTGAACCTGAAAAGCTGGATGAATTGTTGGGTTTAAAAGCACATGGTTTGCGCAGCACGACCATCATGCCTTTGGGCTACAGGGATGAAGCTGGCGATTGGCTGGTAAACCTGAAAAAGGTGCGCAGGCCATTGGAAGATTTCATTATCGAATTTAAATAA